TAGCAATTCCTTTTTCTATAAAAAGATTTAACGTATTATAAACTGTAGTTTTAGAAAGAGTGGGAATTTCAGGGCATAAAGCCTTATAAATCTCATCAACTGTTGGATGAGTTTTATTCTCTAACAAATATTCAAATACTTTCATTCTTTGATATGAGGGTTTTATATCATGTATTTTTAAATGTTCACTTATATTTTCAATATACATGCTTCCTCCTTTTGAAACAATTACAATTTTGTAATTATTCTTTTTAATTTAATATACACCTTTTTAGTATTTTTGTCAAGATATCATAGTAAATTTTTAATCATCAAATATCGATCAATTCCTTTTCCATATTCATCTTTTTGTAGTTCCTCTATTATATAACCAGCTTTTTTATACATATCTATAGCTTTAGCATTAGCAGGATCTACTGTTAGATATATTTTTTCCATACCTAATTCTTTTAATCTATTATGACTTTCTTCTAAAAGTATCTTTCCATATCCCTTCCCTCTTTCCTTTAAAGAAGTTGAAAATCCATATAAAAAAACCTCTTTTTTTCCTAACACACCTTGATATTGAGCAACTGATAACAAATCATTACTTTCATTTAATAGCACGTAAAGTTTTCCATATCGAATAAAGCTCATAATCATCCACATGTCAGCTCCACCCATCACACCGAAACTTTCAAGTTCATTATCAAATATTTTTTTGATTAATTCTCTATTTTTTGCATCAACTTCTATTACTTTCATCACTCCTCCTAATATCCTATATCGAATAAATGAAGACCAAAGGGTTCAGCTACTATTTTTGCATACTGAACATTTGGATTTTTTAACATTTCTATTAAATAATTTTCTGGTTTTTTTCCAAAATAAATAGATAAAATTGTTCCCACTATTATTCTAATTTGAGATTTTAAAAATGCATTTCCTTTAACATACAATTTAATTGTCTTTTCATTCACTCTTTCAAATTTAGCTTCATAAATCTCCCTAATTGTAGTATTACTTCCACAATCTGAAAGTCTAAAATTTGAAAAATCGTGTTGCCCTACTAAAGGAGAAACTATTTTATTTAACCTTTCTAAATCTAACTGCTCATCTACAAAAGTAACATATCTAGACTGAAATGGATTTCTATCCTCTCCTATATAATATTCATATGATCTATATGTTGCTGAAAATCTTGAACTAAACTCTAAATCTACCTCTTCAACATCTAATATAAATATATCATTGGGTATTAAACCATTTATAATTCTTTTTATTTTTTCTAAAGGAATACTTGAAGTAGTATAAAAATTTGAAACTTGTTTTTTAGCATGAACTCCTCTATCAGTTCTTCCTGCAGAAACTAAATCTATTTTATTTTTAAAAATTGTTCCTAAAACTTTCTCTAGCTCTCCTTGTACAGT
The window above is part of the Cetobacterium somerae ATCC BAA-474 genome. Proteins encoded here:
- a CDS encoding GNAT family N-acetyltransferase; its protein translation is MKVIEVDAKNRELIKKIFDNELESFGVMGGADMWMIMSFIRYGKLYVLLNESNDLLSVAQYQGVLGKKEVFLYGFSTSLKERGKGYGKILLEESHNRLKELGMEKIYLTVDPANAKAIDMYKKAGYIIEELQKDEYGKGIDRYLMIKNLL
- the truA gene encoding tRNA pseudouridine(38-40) synthase TruA — protein: MERNIKLTYSYDGSEFFGFQRQPGFRTVQGELEKVLGTIFKNKIDLVSAGRTDRGVHAKKQVSNFYTTSSIPLEKIKRIINGLIPNDIFILDVEEVDLEFSSRFSATYRSYEYYIGEDRNPFQSRYVTFVDEQLDLERLNKIVSPLVGQHDFSNFRLSDCGSNTTIREIYEAKFERVNEKTIKLYVKGNAFLKSQIRIIVGTILSIYFGKKPENYLIEMLKNPNVQYAKIVAEPFGLHLFDIGY
- a CDS encoding Fur family transcriptional regulator; this encodes MYIENISEHLKIHDIKPSYQRMKVFEYLLENKTHPTVDEIYKALCPEIPTLSKTTVYNTLNLFIEKGIAKVITIEENETRYDVDTHVHGHFKCVNCKKVFDIPVTIDQLIVGDMKDFKIDEYHVYFKGTCPKCQNK